The proteins below are encoded in one region of Castor canadensis chromosome 6, mCasCan1.hap1v2, whole genome shotgun sequence:
- the LOC141424249 gene encoding mucin-17-like codes for MTTSSASTVASTVTPTTTPVPTTTAPTTTTGTCSNGGQWIGGGCVCPDTYTGERCQFLINVNVCQNGGLWDGLKCQCTSLYYGPRCEEVVDSIEIDQTVSAQVELTVTVTNQVYHDELQNRSSEEFKKFNETFSEQMKEIYSGISEYEGVNITELKPGSVVVKHDVLLKTHYTPAYKEIFNQAKQQVEEKIQDATKTQTSNSTNYCSTLLCFNSTATAVQNITVTVNPEEECQSAGKEFAAYFTPEYKDGKLYCVTPCMSGFNTSLDCHYGKCQLQRSGPQCLCLTTDTHWYTGETCDSGVQKSLVYGLLGAVGAVLLVALVIILVFAILFKREAKRQKSRVTQLYKWNEEDGRPAPGTFQNTGFDVSEDREDYVQVDSVYSNFEASLSHINPETKIHIQRPQVITTAS; via the exons ATGACCACATCTTCAGCTTCCACTGTTGCCTCTACAGTGACACCGACAACCACCCCTGTTCCAACTACTACAGCTCCAACAACTACAACAG GGACCTGCTCCAATGGAGGGCAATGGATAGGAGGTGGCTGTGTTTGCCCTGATACATACACAGGAGAGCGATGCCAATTTCTGATCAATGTCAATGTCTGCCAGAATGGAGGCCTCTGGGATGGGCTCAAGTGCCAGTGCACCAGCCTCTACTATGGACCAAGGTGTGAGGAAGTGGTTGACAGCATTGAGATAG ACCAGACAGTCTCTGCCCAAGTGGAACTGACCGTGACAGTCACTAACCAGGTGTACCACGATGAGCTTCAGAACCGGTCTTCTGAGGAATTTAAAAAGTTCAATGAGACATTCTCAGAACAG ATGAAAGAGATTTATTCTGGAATCTCCGAGTATGAGGGGGTCAACATCACAGAGCTGAA GCCTGGCAGTGTGGTTGTGAAACATGACGTCCTCTTGAAGACCCATTATACCCCTGCATACAAGGAAATATTCAACCAAGCCAAACAGCAGGTGGAAGAGAAAATCCAGGATGCAACCAAAACGCAAACGAGCAACAGCACTAATTACTGCTCAA CCTTACTGTGTTTCAACTCAACTGCCACTGCGGTGCAAAATATTACGGTTACAGTCAATCCTGAAG AGGAATGCCAATCAGCTGGCAAGGAGTTTGCTGCCTACTTCACGCCAGAATACAAGGATGGCAAGCTGTACTGTGTCACTCCCTGCATGTCCGGCTTCAACACCTCCCTGGACTGCCACTATGGCAAGTGCCAGCTACAGCGCAGTGGCCCCCAGTGCTT ATGCCTGACGACAGATACCCACTGGTACACTGGAGAAACCTGTGACTCGGGTGTCCAGAAGAGCCTGGTGTATGGGCTCCTGGGGGCAGTGGGCGCAGTGTTGCTGGTGGCCCTCGTCATCATCCTGGTGTTTGCAATCCTCTTCAAGAGAGAAGCAAAAAG GCAAAAGTCCAGAGTGACTCAGTTGTACAAGTGGAATGAAGAGGATGGCAGACCAGCCCCTGGGACCTTCCAAAACACTGGTTTTGATGTCTCTGAAG ATCGGGAAGATTACGTTCAAGTGGACTCTGTGTACAGCAACTTTGAGGCTTCCCTGAGCCACATCAACCCTGAGACAAAA ATCCATATTCAGAGGCCCCAGGTGATAACGACAGCATCGTAA
- the LOC141424248 gene encoding uncharacterized protein, which produces MEKGRNLKEDKFSLEKGHSHFQPALENIDPSTELHIQRRKLLPHHTAASMDLMKSRDVWDEGGCNSQEGSEESQCWRLSGINETVRINSFETSKEIRTQSRRLLSATTPTTTVEVTSITVPTTTEDSTPSSTDPASSTSLSTSTEVSKPSSSSVDNTKTVGTSTEGTTSTTLEVSSNPVPTTTEESTPSSTTGASITSLGTPKEVIPPSSTQGDTTTPVETTTETSTFTTVEVSSIPVPTTTEQSSLSPTSRASTTSISIPTEVITPFSSLGDTTTPVRTTIEASTSTTVEVTSTVVPPTTKGSTLSSTALLSTTSFTASTQPITTSSTPLGTTTPVQTTTEPSTSATEVATSTPVSTTTEESTQSSSGGSTISLSTPTEGIPPSSTPVDTTTPVGTTTEGSTSTTVEVTRTTLPPTTDASTLSSTSHVSSTPLTMSTEMRTPSTTPVVKTTPGWSSSETTSSPTTVEGTTSPVTPTVEGSTPSSSTVASTTLLSTSTDVSTTSSTPVDTTTPVITTTEASPSTTREVMSTTVLPTAEGSTVSSTPLVSSSPVSTSTEAITPSTTPVESHTTVWTSTQATSSATNVEGTSSPRYNTLDIR; this is translated from the exons atcTCATGAAGAGCAGAGATGTGTGGGATGAAGGAGGGTGCAACTCCCAAGAAGGCTCTGAGGAGTCCCAGTGCTGGAGGCTTTCGGGAATCAATGAGACAG TCAGAATCAACTCGTTCGAAACTTCCAAGGAGATCCGCACACAGTCTAGAAGATTATTATCTGCCACCACACCCACTACAACTGTGGAAGTAACAAGCATCACTGTTCCTACAACAACAGAAGACAGCACACCATCATCCACTGATCCAGCCAGCTCCACCTCACTTAGCACTTCCACAGAGGTTAGCAAACCCTCCAGCAGTTCTGTTGACAACACCAAAACTGTGGGAACTTCTACTGAAGGCACCACATCTACTACTCTGGAAGTAAGCAGCAACCCTGTTCCTACAACAACAGAAGAGAGCACACCATCATCCACTACTGGAGCCAGCATCACCTCCCTTGGCACTCCAAAAGAAGTTATTCCACCATCCAGCACTCAGGGtgataccaccacacctgtggaAACCACTACCGAAACTAGCACATTTACAACTGTGGAAGTAAGCAGCATCCCTGTTCCTACAACAACAGAACAGAGTTCACTATCACCCACTTCCAGAGCAAGCACCACCTCCATTAGCATTCCCACAGAAGTTATTACACCATTCAGCAGTCTGGGggataccaccacacctgtgagAACTACTATTGAAGCTAGCACGTCTACAACAGTGGAAGTAACAAGCACCGTTGTTCCTCCGACAACAAAAGGAAGTACACTGTCATCCACTGCCCTACTCAGTACCACCTCCTTTACAGCTTCCACACAGCCCATTACAACATCCAGTACTCCTCTTGGTACCACCACACCAGTGCAAACCACTACTGAACCTAGCACATCTGCAACTGAGGTAGCAACCAGCACTCCTGTTTCAACAACAACAGAAGAGAGCACACAATCATCCAGTGGAGGAAGCACCATCTCACTTAGCACTCCAACAGAAGGTATACCACCATCGAGCACTCCAGTGGATACCACCACACCTGTAGGAACCACTACTGAGGGTAGCACATCTACAACTGTGGAAGTTACAAGAACCACTCTTCCACCAACAACAGATGCTAGCACACTTTCATCCACAAGTCATGTCAGCAGCACCCCTCTCACCATGTCTACTGAGATGAGGACACCCTCAACAACTCCTGTTGTAAAAACCACACCTGGATGGAGCTCCAGTGAAACCACCTCCTCTCCTACAACTGTGGAAGGCACTACCAGCCCTGTTACTCCAACAGTAGAAGGAAGCACTCCATCATCCAGTACTGTGGCCAGTACCACCTTGCTTAGCACTTCCACAGATGTCAGCACAACCTCTAGCACTCCTGttgacaccaccacacctgtcatAACTACTACTGAAGCTAGCCCATCAACAACAAGGGAAGTAATGAGCACCACTGTTCTTCCAACAGCAGAAGGGAGCACAGTGTCCTCTACTCCTCTAGTCAGCAGCAGCCCAGTAAGCACCTCTACTGAAGCGATCACACCATCAACCACTCCTGTTGAGAGCCATACAACAGTTTGGACATCCACTCAAGCCACCTCCTCTGCTACAAATGTGGAAGGCACTAGCAGCCCT AGGTACAACACTTTGGATATCCGCTGA